The Chiroxiphia lanceolata isolate bChiLan1 chromosome 4, bChiLan1.pri, whole genome shotgun sequence genome includes the window ATACAAGAAACACATGAGTAATTTAGAAGTCAAAGCAGCAATGAACCCATTGAGTCCCATTCCAAAAGATCAGATGCTAATTTTAGTTCAGCCACTCAGTGAAGATACACTTGGCTCAAGTAGCTGGTCACAAATAAAGAAGGGGACCTGAGACTGAATTTTATGTTCTTAAAACCTATTTGGCAGTAACCTAATTGctgaatttcactgaaaatacatGAGGCAAGGGACCCTATGAGATAATCTAGTCTCTGTTCCTGCAGAAAGCTGGAGTCAACTACAATGCACTATATTTCTCTACTCAATCTCTTCAAGGCAGAATTTCCACTGCTTCCCTAAAAATAATTGACCCTTACAGTAATGCTCGTTGTCCGGTTAGAATTCTTATTCTTCAATTTCCCTTACTGTGACTTAAGGTCATGACATCCACTTCCTCTGTGTTTACCAGAGCCTACAAAGCAACACAGCTTTTCCCTTATCTCCTCTAACTATGAACGTGGCTTCTGCAaaactgctgcctctgcttccaGGCTCTTACTTGAGATGAAACACCCCCAGTTCCTTCACTCTGTTTTCATAAATGGTGATCTTTGTGTTGCTCTCCTCAAGATATCTTTCTTGATAGACAGAACCAGAGCTCAGCCCAGTACTCCAGCAGAGCAATTCCATCCCCTCTTACAGAAGGGCATTCGTGTTTCTGTATCTCAGTGTTCCTTTTGCAGTGTGTCATTCCTGATTTACACTCGGTTATGATCTACTTGGAGATGCTTTTCTATTTCATATCATTTCCTCCCCTGTCACTCCCCTGTCACTGTGTTTGTAAAGaggattattattttctttaaaatttcagttgTCCCTGCAGGATTGCCATTTTATGTTTTAGGCCGCTGCTCCTATTTAACAACCTTTGGATTCTAATCCTGTCTTCCACTGCAGACTTTCCCTGTTTGTTATCATCAGGGATTTTCATAAACATGCCCCACACCAGAAAAAATTATCAACTTTCTTGTCCTCCAGTAAACCACTGACTGTTATTTTGAGAGCACAATCTTTTCGCTAAACCAAtactttaaaactttttcagtttctcatgcATTTGGGCCATTTAcagcttaaaatatttctttaggGAATTTAAAAGAGTCCTCGGTAACATCCCAAGttccatttttctcctttaaagaatatatttgctttttatatattttctatcATCCATGTGTTCTCAAACAAGTATACTACTAGACTTTTCTCAAATTACTTGCTGCTCCTCATGATATTCAGCTGAATATTGCTATGACTAGCTGAAACAGGTGTAGTATATAAGTACTActccttaatttcttttcagtaacaATGACAATAAATGCACTAATCAATACCTTGGACATTACCTTTTCACAGCTTCCCAAGCCTGTTAGTTCTGTCTCTCAAATATCTTTCagtcatttttctgtttctgattcaCTTCTGGGACTTTAAAGTGTGccatatctttattttattggcTTACTTTAAACCTTGGGGGTTTTTCTCATGATTTTGATACTATTGTTGTGAACTCTATCTTTTTTAGGTCCTCTCATACAGACTAGTACCACCCTTCAATACCTCagcaaattaatgttttcttaattaGAATGTTAGAGCTTAGAGTATTTGTAGGTGTTTTCATCATCTGCCACGATCAGCACTTACCAAGAACTATCTGGACCAGTCCTTTCTTAGATAGCCCCAAATTACTCTCTCTTACAATGAAGTCCTTTGCTTTGTAAGTGGATGACTCTACATGCTCTTTTTCCACTTGATTCCCCTGATTTTAAGGCACACAGCAGACCCCTCTGAATTTTGTGTCCCTCTTACCGCTACCTGGATTTATGGCAGCTTACCTGCTACACTGCTGACCTCAGAACCAACATAAGAcacccctccttcccttcctctcttcacAGCCCTTCCAAGAGGGGGGTTGCACACTTACATTACTCCAGTGAACACGGTCCCTCACCAAATCTCATGGCCAATTCAGTCACGAGATCCACGAACACCTAAACTGTTTTTGCAAGTAGAATTCCCTCATCCCCCAAACCACTGTCTTAGGCACGTTCAGACCTGAAAAGTGTGGTACCGATCCCAACCAAACCCACAGGTCCTTTTCTCTAACTCAAGGACTCATCAGCACGGGCATTCTTAGAGCACATCTACTAGACTGGGGCCCATATAACATTTGTTGACAAGAGATTCAGTGTTGGTATATTCATGGTATATATTCAGAGACCATTAACTGGTCCAGACTGGGTACTTACCCATGATGCCATGGCTAAATGGTCAGAGcatttactgggaaaaaaaggactgtACTTTTGCAGGGTCAAGGGGGTGTGTTTGTGAGGTTTTATGTAGTTTTTTGGGTGGCATGAGCTTGTGGTTTTTTGCAAGGGTAGctttgtttggaatttttttgtgttttgttggtttggttttgttgtttggttgagtttgattttttttttaatcttgaggCTAGGTATATAATTATCATTCATGTTTGAAGAACTTCTGCAGGAGCTATTAGCAAATTCCTGCTGCAAAATACACTGTGATTCTAAAAGAAGTGTTCTAATACAGAAGGTAAGAGGGAGGAAACTGAACCAGATTTCCCCACAGTCTTATAAATAGGAGGTATTCAGAGACgtgtgtttgcacagcacaTATATAACTCAAGTTTAACTGATGCAAACCAGAATGTGTTACTATTACACTGTGGTCTATATTAGTATCTTCACAACCACtatttatgcaaaaatattGCAGGTACCTCAGAATATAACTCAAACTTCATGTTAAGTGACAGTGAGTTAAACAATAACTTTAATTTCTGTCATAAGTcaagcagagaaacacagaagtttcacttaaaaaaaatcttcacaaatATTGATCTATACTAATCAGTCAATACCACAGCTTCTGCTCaagttttctttcccatgcATGTATGTGTGGGGTGTccacaaaaaatgtttctcctAGACTGTCCTAATTCTAGGCATTACCTATTGATTTTGTTTAATgctcatgaaaataaataataccaCTCTTACAAAGAAAAGAGTTCACACACATCTTTTATAGACACTTAAGTAAAACAAGAATTTTAGATAAATGTTCTTGAGCCAAGAAGTCAATTATTTTCAGACTCAAACTACTGGTGCTTAGGAAAGCCCAGAGTGTGCACACACCTCTCGAGACACGGTAGATGCAGCCAGGTAAGTTAAGCCAGGCTGTCTCATTTTAGGGTGCAATCAGGCTCCTCAAGGCCCCCAGGAAGAGCTTAATTGCAAACCAAACTAGAGTCTAGACTGCTGAGAGGGTTGTTGGCCCTTTTTACTTCTCAGTGGTTTATCAATTTGTAGCTATGAAAACGCCTACATAATTGTGAGACCTGAGCAAGGGAAGTAGTTTTCCTCTTGCACTAAggaacttaaaataaaataccagaGCTTTTTGAGCACTATTCACTACCAAAGACTCAGAGCCACCATCAACTATCAAACCACTGTTAACTTATACCAACCACTTACTACTTTCTAGAATGGATAAGTGGTTGAAGGGAAGATGAGAATAAACATTCTCATGGAGCACTGCACATCCAGAAAGGAGATCTGGAAAGGGCTGAAAGGAAGTGTAGGCTCTTGCTGTCACAAGTAACTGTACTACACCACTTGTTCACTCATTAGGCCCTAATGCATGATGAAGTCAAATTGCACTTACTCCTGGTAGAAGGCAATTCCAGAATCTGTTCTGACTTACAGTCTAAGtctattaattttttcagtgaCTCTTTCTGCAAGGCCTGGCACAAACACAGAAACTTCCCACACTCAGTAGAGATTTCTGAAGACACTTCATCTCTGTCAACTtaacagagcagcaggaaccaAGATGTCTAGAAAAGGTCTGGAAAGTTACAGATTTGATTCCCTTGTGCAAGCAGCTGACATCAACTTATTGACACAGGGAAGAGAAGCAATTAACTTAAAGGAGGATGAGAGCAGAAACAAataggaaagaaggaaaataaggaagTCTGATTTCATTCAACAAAAAGGTGAACTTCAGTTTTAGCAAGAGGAAGGTTAGCTTTCCATATATGAGTTAGTGTTTCAAACTTGTAATTGAGGAGTGTACCATTGCACAAAATAAGCTGGGTGCAACTCTTcagttgaaaatgaaaaaaaattccctcctAATGTAAATAAGATAACTGCTGAATGTGTGAAGAGGAGgttgaagaggaaaagaaaatgtaagatgtaaggaaaagaaaatgtaagatGCAACTTACACTTGTCCAGACAGTATCTCTGGGCTGGCCACACAACTAATTATTTTGATagttaaatatttcttctcaagagcagagggagctcacagaaagaaaaacttggGATATTTTTGGCTGGAAAGAATTTTTGCTCTTGATTATTACTTAACTTATGCTATGATTAcctaaaagaaaactctgagCTTAACCCATAGTTATACTGAGGCTTTCTTACAGTACTGTAGCAGTGATGGATATTTTgaattcatgttttatttctttttgtgtctgtgctgaCAAGAGGATGTTGAAATTTCCAGAGAATATATCCTTTCTACAAGTCTTTCTTTGCTCAAGTTTACAACCAGCAATTCAACTCCAAATTCTTCCATTTGGAAGTAACTATATTGAAAAGATTGGCTTCAGATCTTTCccttcagaattttaaaatatgtttgaatCAAAAGCAGTAGTATTTCATGACTCAAACTTTATGCACATTTTAACACTTTATATGTAAATCAGATAACCTAAAGACCTAAGGTAAACAGATTTAAAAGTCACATGAGTGTACACATGCATATATTTCTAAAGGTATGCAAGATGACACCAAAACGCCTGAAGATGGctaatttttcacagaatcactgaatgaCTGAGATTTAAAGGGCACTCTGGAGGTCATCATGTCCAACTCCCCCTGCTCAGGCTGGGCCATGtagagcaggctgcccaggaccTTGTCCAGACATCATTTGAGATCtcccaaggatggagactctacaaccttcctgggcaacctgtgccagcactcAGTCACCCTTACAATAAGAAAGTTTATTCTTATGTTCAGATGGAACCTCCAGTGCTTCTACAATACTGTATTTTCTAGAGATCTATACAATCACAAACATTTAAATTGAACTGTCACATGAGAAACTGCTGGTTACCAGCTGCCAGCTgcaaattctgtaattttatatATCCACATACCTCTTCATGCTCTCCTGAAGAAACAGGATTATCCTCATACGTGGGGAAATGACACCCTGCTTTACAACTGCAAAACCTGCCAGTCTCCTCACGTGGCTCCACTATTCTGCAGTTTACTTTAGAGCTCTCCACCGCTCTCCCTTCTAGAGATTCTTTCATACTGCATTCTAAACAGGGATCTTGGTTTCCTACTGGCAACATCCCGGCCGACTCTTCTTGGGAATCCAATGATGTTTGTGCACTTTTCTCCATTCCAGACTTTTTTAATCTGGGAAGGAATTTCCCAGATTCAAGCTCTGATTTTCCATAATAATGCCcttctttttctgcatcttcttCCAGAGGTTTGAGATCTGCTTGCGGATCCTCAAATACATCTACTTGAGGAGGGACAGCAATACCTCCCTCATCTTTTTCTGACTCAAATTCTGACTCGCTTCCACCCCCTGGAGAAAGTTCAGATGCAGAAATTGGGCGAAAGTGAGTCCTCGGAGAAATCCGTATAGCCCTGTACTGAGTTCGATCAACACCACATATCCTGGGGTGTAAAACCTCACTGTCTGAATCAGAGCACAGAATTGACTTAGGTTTAAAACTAGGGCTGAAAGATGCAATTCCTTCTGGCTCAAACGAACACTCTACATGAAGAACTTGTGAAAATGGATTGTTCAGGTCAAAGGAAGAGAATGAGTATTCAAGCCCTGGTTCTTCGACTTGAAAGTTACCACAAGTTCCCAGTAAGTCTTCAtggaagataaaagaaaaacccttATTTAATCCGTTATCTCCACTCTTTGATTGCTCGTTCTGTTCAAACGATACAAACGGCCTCCACAATTGCCTATGGCCAGGGGCAAAGCTATTACCTGGAGTCATGAAAACATCTGTACCAGCAATTGTCACCACATCGGAGGCTGCACACTGCAACAAGCTCCCCTTTGAGTGACTAGGTGGTACCACTGCCCATTCTCCATCACTGTTAAAAGTTTTGAGCTCCCCATACACGCCACCAAGTATAAATGAGTTTTCTTTATCCTGGTTAACATCCCAAGGTTTTGATGGTGTGGTATAGTCACCACCATCTACTTTTGATAAATCATTTGAGACAAAGGCTCTCTTCTCTACATTCTCCTTTTGACCTTCCCAAAGGTGATACTCTGATCTCTGCACTGCTTTATTGGGTTCCTGGAGCGTTTCAACTTTTGCTTCTGTATCCAAACAGCAGCAATAGTTATTTACATCAGTTGAAAACAATTCATCTTCTATTCCTTCTATTTCTACCATTGCTGCAGAATTTCTGTCTGTCATATTTGTCCAAATATCTTTAATAACCCCTGAGCTGTAGCCATCTCCATGTGGACTGCCTTCACTACACCCTTGTGTAGTTTCATAGTctttactttctgctttttgttctaGCTGAATACCACAGACAGATTCTAGCTTagatttctttttgaaaatcaaagtgGGCATTTCTCCTAAAGTTCTAGCTTGTTGCTGGCAGGTTTCTTCTGGCAAAAAATCTAGAATTTCTTCATCTACATAATTTGAAGATACTCTAGGAACTACATAATTCATATCTTCAGCATTAAATTGCGTGGATTCTTCATATGGAATATTTAAAGTCTCATTGTCTGAACGTGTTTCTTCCGAGTGTGACCATGGACTACAGGTTCTTGTTGAAAGATTGGAACAGTGTTCATTTTCATCAAAGGCACTATTTTTGGTCCATATTAGCAATCTAGACTGTGTTTTCCCAAGAATATTAGCAGTGCTACTAGaatctgcattttcatttcccaAGTTGagtgtttcaaaagaaaatggtaaaacagAGTTACTGCATTGCacttcaaacactgaaaaacaagagtTTATACCAGACCCTTCATTAATATCTGAAAAGAGCTCTTGATTGCCAGCAAGCACGTGTGAATTAAGCATTGTGCTGTCTAGGATGGGGGAGAATCTGATCGGAGAATCTCCTCCAAAACTTTCCCCATCTGCATCACCAGAACTAGAAGATGAACAGCACTCCCAAAATTGAGCTAAATTACTAAGGTCTTGCAAGAACCACCCTTCAGCACCAACAGAGCTGGTCGAATCAGTCCATATTGCACTTTCCCCTTGCAACTCCATTCCATCTAACACTATGCAACATTCTGCCTCAAAATCagttttttctttactcttctgTCGAATCATATTTAAAATCCGACTCTCCCCTTGCATCGTATCTGAGGCACCAGGATCCAACATGGATTGATCAATATCCACTTCATAGAAGTGCGTTAGTTCTGACAGATGAACATCATCTAAATATTTGTCGTCCTCTGGTTGAGAACATATTGAGGTCCCAGCGAGGTCAATATCCTCATTTAGAACTGCAGGCATTTCTACAAAGTGACCATCGATGAAAGTACCTGCTGCGAGGTATGTTTTATGAATATTATTGTTGCTAATACAAAGACCATGCACTGATTCAGACAACTCTTCCACAGCCTCTGATGTTACACCACATATATCTTCTCTGTTGCGGTACGTAGTCTCCagcttgctttttctgctgagaGGAACGAAGTACTCCGTGATCGGCTCAGTATACCACAAGGGCTCTTCTTTATATTCCTTCTCATTTCTGCTGTCTAAATACAAATCTTTTCCATCGTTACCGCcagcttcttttcttcctatttcttttaatgGCCTTTTACCTCTTTTGCACAGTTGTTTGATGGacccgctgctgctgctgctgctgcttccgCTGTGGACTTTTCTGTCAGCCTTTTCACCAGCTTTCACTGACAGCCTGCTCTGCCCGTTACGCCCCTTTTTGTTCCGAACCTCTCTTGTTTTGTGTCTTACTTTAATACATTTCATTGATGCCTTGTATTCACCTTGATTACCACTAGAACTTGAGCCAGCCTCACTGGATCCAGACGACCAGGAGCGGGGACGCATCTTTCCCTCAGACTTATGTCGGACTTGCTTTTTGTACAGACCAGGCTTCTCTTCAACAGTGTTGCTactaaatttgttttctttctcgtttttacttttcttctgctgGGTTCTTTCCTGTACAGCGGCCGATACTTTATTACTTCTGTCTTTAGTTACTTCACTTTCACTGTGGCAGTCCTTTGGAGAAGATGTATCCGTGCTAGTTGGTGGAACAGTGGATGAAGATGAGGAGCTAGAGTAAGAGCAGACTTTGGATTTATTCCATACAGTCATAATTTCCTGCAGGCAAACTGGCTTTtcagaaagaggaggaaatgcTTCATAGTacctaaaagcaaaacaaaagggaCATTTGGATCATAGAGCTTCAGATGGGCATTAAGATCAGAAAGTATtactaaaaccaaaccaaaacaccaacaACCTAAAAAATCTAGTTTGCTCTATATATGCACAAGCCACTCATTGCACTATCTGAATGATATCAAAGGGGAAATAAGATAAGCTTTAAAAGTGCTTAGAAACATACTGTCTACAAGTAAAACAATTCCCTTTTCAGACTAAATGTCACTGTAtagagaaattgtggatgctTACAACAGTGAAGGCCTCTCTCTAGGTTTATTAGATAATGATGCAATTCACTACAGTCTTCTTAAACATGTTTGATTTAGACTATAAATGAAGAAGTCCTGAATTTCAGTTAGTTGAGTACTGAATTCCAGTTTTTAAAACTCTCCTTTATGAAATGAGTCACTACCTGTTAAGTTCTACATAGTTTGATCATCCAGTTATTaagaaaaagctattaaaaaaaagattagttCTTGAGTACTTTAAGATGCTTAACAGTTTTATGCAACAAGGACAAGATTAAAATATAGTTTTCTGCAATGTTTAAAGTAGTACATGTTTGACAGCAGAAAGATTTATACTGAATCACATATATTTTATGAAAACCTATTAAAAACTTCTATGTCAGTTACATGCACATTAGCACAATCAGTTCCCTGAAAAAGTATCATCCATTTAGTAACAATTCTACTAGACTGTTGCTACCAAAGGTTATTATTAAGAGATACAGAAGCAGTTGTATCTCCAAGAGCGGTCAATGATAGAATTCCTGGGTACTTCAGTAACACTGGACTCGGGTACTCGGTAACTAGGAGATCACTTCGGTTATCAAGAGTTTAAAGGTTGTAAAAAGGTTTGTTTGCCATTTCTGCAACAGAAGACAGCGAGTTCTGAATCCAGGAAACTGATTTTCTCCCTGGAAGTCCAACATGTCAATTAATGCTGTTTTAAAGGCTTTTAATTTGGCTGATTGACTTAGTCTTAAGGAAACTAAAACACAGTATGGTTTGAGTTCTGCATATAGTCAAACGAAAGTAGTCAGGACTATGACAGAAATTAAACTAGCCCATGGTACCAAGTgcttatatttaaatatttaagattaACAAAAGAAGATGgcaggaaaaaatgtatttcttaataTCCACAGAAACAGATTCCCCACTAAGTTAATTTTACTGCGTTAAAATATGggaataaaaggagaaaaaagaaaagtgtctcagataataataagaaaaaaaaatgcatacattTCTACTTGATCCTTTGCTGTGGGAGATAAATCAGTCTCAGGAGTCAAAGAGCCTTCTAACTTTTTGTGAATCTTCTCctctgttttggaagaaaattccaaatgcttaacagaaaaattcaaaaagcCAGTGTATTTTATAACAGCATTTAACAAAAAAGCATCAGGATGTATACCTGTAATAGTAGTAAAATTTCCATAAATCACTGTAAATAATATAAAGAAATTACAAGTTACCACCCAAGATTCAAGTTTTCCACAGCTGTTTTGTTAAGTCCTGCAAATTTGACCTAACACAACTGGCCAGCAGCTACATGCAACCTCATGGCTAGCAATGTCCCCCCTGGAGACTTCCTACTGAATTTTTAGTTGTTTCCCATCCAAATCCCTACCTCATTCCTGCATTGCCACaagacacaaaaaatattttaaaaattcaattatctgactaaatatttttgtgttggtCACATCTAACTTCTCACATATTTCACTAGAAGGAAATATTCCTGCAGTAATTGCTGTACTTTGAGTGGATGTAAAGTCATAATTCCTGTGTGAGAAGTGATTCTCAGAATTTCTAGTTCTTTAtattaaaacctttaaaataataataaaaaaaaatgctgtgagacagagtattttttttttccaagtaaatGCTCAATATCACCTTCGCTCAGGAAGAAACTGTCACATCACAGCACTATGAAATACTAAGAGCTGAgttcaaatacagaaaaagggaatggaaacagCTAAAATCATGCTTTAAGCAGGTAAATGTCTATCCCTTATTTACAGCTATTTATACTATATGATAAGCATATTAATTTTACTCTAAATGTCcaaggctgctgctgtgtgtctgAACAAACACTTACGTGCAATGAACTTGCACTGGAGACACCACAACTTTACATTATGCTCTCTACCCTAAGCTTGACAACATAAAGTCCCCATGACCATTCCCCTAAAGCCTGGGAATTTTAAATACACCTCTCTGTGAGGGCTACTTGGATGCTTTTCACAAGAATAGTTAGTACATAACTACTTTGAGGCAAATCTACTCCTTGCAAGTACCAATACACAAATGGAACAGAATCATGCCCACTTTATTTTCGTTACTTTTGGTAGGGAGGGGGATGCTGAATTTGGAGTATTTACTAAAAAAGCAGGCATAATGGATCCAAACAGTTACAGCTTTTAATGAGGAAAACTCCATTTGTGATTGGCTATTTCTAAGGTAAATAAAGCATACCAGTGCAGATTTGCTTAAACTATTTGAATGAAATTATTCAAACgtattttaaaattgcatgGCTTGTACTAAAAGCTACTGAAATAAAAGCCTAGTCCCCCATTCCCAAGCCTCAGAATGTTGCACAGTTGATAAATACCACACGGCCTCAGaaggttaaatatttttttccttaccttgCTTACTCTGAAGGTCTTTCAGTTTGGAGCAAAGCTCCTCCACTAATGTTTCAATGCCAGAGCTCTGCACAACAAAAccacaggggagaaaaaaagaaaaaagaaaatgcaacttACTAAAAAGAATATTCATTTTGTAGAAACATATCAACACAGTAAACATAACTCAGCAgacacacatttttctgtttgcatggTAACTACATATTAAAATCAACCGAATTTATTAGTATGTATAAAACCATTCCTATAAATACGTGAATTAGAGGTCAAAATGATTCCAGGAAACACAGAGATACATCCTCACAGAGGTTTCAAACTACAAGTCACATTGTTGCACTATTGGATATCCAAGGTTTGTGAACACTGCGCTGTCACCTTTACTGCACTGTGTCACTGAGGATTTAGCCAGGAGTCTCAGGATAAAAGTTCAAGCACCCATTAAACACTAAGATGCATTTCAAAAAGCTAAGCCTGATCCTTTAGGTTGCACAGTTTATACCTGTGGGAAAGGGACTGTTAAAAGGATACAGAAAAATCAGGCATGATTTTCTGCCTGGAGAATAGTAGGAAGAACAGTAGGAAGGAGAACAGTAGGAAGAGCGCACGCCTCAgtggcagagagggagaggaaatgCTTTCACAATATCTTCATGCAAAACTCATCCCACAGTTTTTCCAGTTTACAATAcccatgtattttttatttttaaatattgtgttATTagctcaggagagcagagggaaaaataagCACCTTCTTCATCTTCCCTATAAGCCTCTATTCTCCTCCTCTGTTCCTCTacataaatactgaaatactgaaaataagcACACATACAAAACAGTCCAATATATTTATTACCTATCTGGGAAAACCCCATGCTATTCCAATGGAATAAAAGCTGAATTCCAGTTAGTGAAATACTAAAGACCAACCTCCAGCCTGAAATGGCCATCCCTATTGGAAGGAAAACTAGGTAAGATGGGTCCTGTGTTGATGCCTAAGGCATCAGTGTAGATATTCATGTTCTCATTAATTCCATGTTTGGGAATCATGCTTGGAGATTGCACTTCCCACTCTCTGTAACTGCAAACAGAGCTGGAATCACACCTAAACACAACAATCCAAAACTGTGAGGAGGATACAAGAGATCCCCTGCAAATCACCAAACAGCCAGGAGTGGTAATGAGGGAGAACCATGCTGCTTCTTGTATCCTATGTACAGTTTCCTCAATATCAACTCCATCATCATTGGAATTCCAGTTCCAATCATACTTGGAGAAACTTATACAAACTCCTTAGAAAATCATCTCACCTTCTGAATTTAACATGATCTTCTGTGCATATAATTATGGAACATGTATTCTCTCCAAAAGCAACCGATCAAATATCGACTTacagaaatgcattaaaaaaaaagtttgatttgCTTTGTTACCATGGTGGtaaaaagatttcatttttccaagATCTAAGAGTTTCTCCTCTCTCATAATTACTGGCCAAAAATTGATGACAAATACGAATATATGTTGCTAAAGCACAAGAAAATATCATGGAAAAGAGAATGCTAATTCATACAGTGAAACTATCTTGTTTAATTCACTGTCAGAAACACATACTCAAAAAATTATATACTGAAGCAATGACTTATATGCTAACTTCTGAACTTTAATTATTTGCAGCCAAGtgagaaagaaagcaatttGCTATTCCTAACTGCATTGCTGCACTGAAGTGCTAAATATAAACCTTTATGCCACATACTTAACTGAGGATGACTTAGCAATATCAAACTTTAGAAGGCATCTTCTACATCAGGAAATTTACCaacacaaattaaattatttagaaagaaTCAAGCAGGACAGTAATATGGATGAAGCTATGTAGTTGTAATAATTTGTCACTTTATGCCTATATCACTCCTgacttccccctcctccccccaaaagGTCAACAGAGGAGGAGCTGGCCTTGGTTTTCCTCAGCTCCCCGAACTGTCTAATCGAACAGACACCTGTAGCAAACAcccaaaaaaatacagatttactTTCTTAGCTTAATTATAACATCAAGTcaaaaaaaatgccccaaaccAGTAACAATATGCTCACCATTACAGCGAAGGAGTGAAAACTTTTGGAAACAAATGCTTCATTTCCCCCTGTACCATGAAACTAATACTCGAGTCAGCTGATGCCGCTCGCTGTCCTGCACTGCGCTGAAGGAGACAGCGCTCGCTTTGAAAGAGGGGGGGTGGGAACCCACTGTGCAGAACACCAAGAGGCTGGAGACCCCTTGCTCAGCTCCTTACTGCAGTATATAAAAACAAGCTGCCGACTTAATGCAACAGATGC containing:
- the KIAA0232 gene encoding uncharacterized protein KIAA0232 homolog isoform X3; translation: MSSGIETLVEELCSKLKDLQSKQEEKIHKKLEGSLTPETDLSPTAKDQVEMYYEAFPPLSEKPVCLQEIMTVWNKSKVCSYSSSSSSSTVPPTSTDTSSPKDCHSESEVTKDRSNKVSAAVQERTQQKKSKNEKENKFSSNTVEEKPGLYKKQVRHKSEGKMRPRSWSSGSSEAGSSSSGNQGEYKASMKCIKVRHKTREVRNKKGRNGQSRLSVKAGEKADRKVHSGSSSSSSSGSIKQLCKRGKRPLKEIGRKEAGGNDGKDLYLDSRNEKEYKEEPLWYTEPITEYFVPLSRKSKLETTYRNREDICGVTSEAVEELSESVHGLCISNNNIHKTYLAAGTFIDGHFVEMPAVLNEDIDLAGTSICSQPEDDKYLDDVHLSELTHFYEVDIDQSMLDPGASDTMQGESRILNMIRQKSKEKTDFEAECCIVLDGMELQGESAIWTDSTSSVGAEGWFLQDLSNLAQFWECCSSSSSGDADGESFGGDSPIRFSPILDSTMLNSHVLAGNQELFSDINEGSGINSCFSVFEVQCSNSVLPFSFETLNLGNENADSSSTANILGKTQSRLLIWTKNSAFDENEHCSNLSTRTCSPWSHSEETRSDNETLNIPYEESTQFNAEDMNYVVPRVSSNYVDEEILDFLPEETCQQQARTLGEMPTLIFKKKSKLESVCGIQLEQKAESKDYETTQGCSEGSPHGDGYSSGVIKDIWTNMTDRNSAAMVEIEGIEDELFSTDVNNYCCCLDTEAKVETLQEPNKAVQRSEYHLWEGQKENVEKRAFVSNDLSKVDGGDYTTPSKPWDVNQDKENSFILGGVYGELKTFNSDGEWAVVPPSHSKGSLLQCAASDVVTIAGTDVFMTPGNSFAPGHRQLWRPFVSFEQNEQSKSGDNGLNKGFSFIFHEDLLGTCGNFQVEEPGLEYSFSSFDLNNPFSQVLHVECSFEPEGIASFSPSFKPKSILCSDSDSEVLHPRICGVDRTQYRAIRISPRTHFRPISASELSPGGGSESEFESEKDEGGIAVPPQVDVFEDPQADLKPLEEDAEKEGHYYGKSELESGKFLPRLKKSGMEKSAQTSLDSQEESAGMLPVGNQDPCLECSMKESLEGRAVESSKVNCRIVEPREETGRFCSCKAGCHFPTYEDNPVSSGEHEERMSGSQEKQCWWEKALYSPLFPASQCEECYTNAKGENGVGELADVKEISNDDEHLLDFNMVSSVYEARCADDINAEAKPNGFRKKIYSSDSSSSEDTASEGGSEWADPCEEELFSRTQL